A genome region from Natronobeatus ordinarius includes the following:
- the aglM gene encoding UDP-glucose 6-dehydrogenase AglM translates to MHVSIVGSGYVGTTIAACLAELGHDVVNVEIDEAVVETINAGEAPIHEAGLADRIAEHAGTRLRATTDYAAVVDTDLTLLCLPTPQHDDGSLDLEIMRAGAESLGDALAGKDGEHLVVVKSTVLPGTTEEVVGPIVAEGSGKRVGEDLHLAMNPEFLRMSTAVEDFLYPDKVVLGTASEEAAATLRELYAPILEHDDTHLVETGIREAELIKYANNAFLAAKVSLVNELGNISKAYGADAYEVLEAVGLDERISAQFLRSGLGWGGSCFPKDVNALRAGAREQGYEPALLDAVVAVNDEQPRRLVALLADHVALEGARIAVLGLSFKPGTDDVRKSRALDVIDHLEARGATVVAYDPVAVENVRPDYPDLEYAESAADALEGADGAVVATDWPEFDELAFDGMARSVVVDGRRIDVAEDDLEVYEGLTW, encoded by the coding sequence ATGCACGTCTCCATCGTCGGCAGCGGCTACGTCGGCACGACGATCGCGGCCTGTCTCGCGGAGCTCGGCCACGACGTCGTCAACGTCGAGATCGACGAGGCCGTCGTCGAGACGATCAACGCGGGCGAGGCCCCGATCCACGAGGCCGGCCTCGCCGACCGAATCGCAGAACACGCAGGCACTCGCTTGCGGGCGACGACCGACTACGCGGCGGTCGTCGACACCGACCTCACGCTGCTCTGTCTCCCGACGCCCCAGCACGACGACGGCAGCCTCGACCTCGAGATCATGCGCGCCGGCGCCGAATCGCTGGGTGACGCCCTCGCCGGGAAAGACGGCGAGCACCTCGTCGTGGTCAAGAGCACCGTCCTCCCGGGGACCACAGAGGAGGTCGTCGGCCCGATCGTCGCCGAAGGCTCCGGAAAACGCGTCGGCGAGGATCTCCACCTCGCGATGAACCCCGAGTTCCTCCGGATGAGCACGGCCGTCGAGGACTTCCTCTACCCGGACAAGGTCGTCCTCGGAACGGCGAGCGAAGAGGCGGCGGCGACGCTCCGCGAACTCTACGCGCCGATCCTCGAGCACGACGACACCCACCTCGTCGAGACCGGGATCCGCGAGGCCGAACTGATCAAGTACGCGAACAACGCCTTCCTCGCGGCGAAGGTCTCGCTGGTGAACGAACTCGGGAATATCTCGAAGGCGTACGGGGCGGACGCCTACGAGGTGCTCGAGGCGGTCGGCCTCGACGAGCGCATCTCCGCGCAGTTTCTGCGCTCCGGCCTCGGCTGGGGTGGCTCCTGTTTCCCGAAAGACGTCAACGCGCTTCGGGCCGGCGCGCGCGAGCAGGGCTACGAGCCGGCGTTGCTCGACGCCGTCGTTGCAGTCAACGACGAACAGCCCCGGCGACTGGTCGCGCTCCTCGCCGACCACGTCGCCCTCGAGGGTGCCCGGATCGCCGTCCTCGGGCTCTCGTTCAAGCCGGGGACGGACGACGTCCGGAAGTCCCGCGCGCTCGACGTGATCGATCACCTCGAGGCCCGCGGCGCGACCGTCGTCGCCTACGATCCCGTCGCGGTCGAGAACGTCCGGCCCGACTATCCCGACCTCGAGTACGCCGAGTCGGCGGCCGACGCGCTCGAGGGGGCCGACGGCGCGGTCGTCGCGACCGACTGGCCCGAGTTCGACGAGCTCGCGTTCGATGGGATGGCCCGCTCCGTCGTCGTCGACGGCCGACGGATCGACGTCGCCGAGGACGACCTCGAGGTGTACGAGGGGCTGACGTGGTGA
- a CDS encoding DUF7095 family protein, producing the protein MSGFEREAAVDRLEKLLEVVETERMPVPVREVWVYGDLALGLDPVDRLDVYLTKDILLRDDSRDGLDSETFRERYGIEGVGTSVRADWAAEHPEYLRANANGHAAPEQCLAAHLLEPDEPIHLEVCNASFEDNVTQRLRGAQLREDYTQLLDPRGVCLWVDGVRSEEAVRKLRESAFALPTLSAALEMLGMDEEEAREAATAVHAWREDQEGVTVRGDVV; encoded by the coding sequence ATGAGCGGATTCGAACGCGAGGCGGCCGTCGACCGACTCGAGAAGCTCCTCGAGGTCGTCGAGACCGAACGGATGCCCGTCCCCGTTCGCGAGGTGTGGGTCTACGGCGACCTCGCGCTCGGACTCGACCCCGTAGACCGCCTCGACGTCTATCTCACGAAAGACATCTTGCTGCGCGACGACAGCCGGGACGGCCTCGACAGCGAGACGTTCCGCGAGCGCTACGGGATCGAGGGTGTCGGCACGTCCGTCCGGGCGGACTGGGCCGCCGAGCATCCCGAGTACCTCCGGGCGAACGCGAACGGCCACGCCGCCCCCGAGCAGTGTCTCGCCGCCCACCTCCTCGAGCCCGACGAGCCGATTCACCTCGAGGTCTGTAACGCCTCCTTCGAGGACAACGTCACCCAGCGCCTGCGGGGCGCGCAGCTGCGCGAGGACTACACCCAGCTGCTCGATCCCCGTGGCGTCTGCCTGTGGGTCGATGGCGTCAGGAGCGAGGAGGCGGTTCGAAAGCTTCGAGAGAGCGCGTTCGCGCTCCCGACGCTCTCGGCGGCCCTCGAGATGCTGGGGATGGACGAGGAGGAAGCGCGGGAGGCCGCAACGGCGGTCCACGCCTGGCGCGAGGACCAGGAGGGTGTGACGGTTCGAGGCGACGTGGTGTGA
- a CDS encoding ABC transporter permease subunit, producing MLELARYEGRNRLRGSVYLGIAMSLLAVIVIWIYPSFADSFDDVDEELLTAYPDEVIQLFDVQTMASLEGFLAFELYVFGWTILLGLYLAYLAAGTVADDVERGRMDVLLAMPISRARTVTEKFAALAVPIVVVNVVTPVVVYVAAELVGEPIPAADVAAVHLLSIPYLFACAGIGLLASVVADRTSIAQRAALGVTFGLFMLESLLVGTDYEAVGVIAPMRYYDPNGILLESTYDLVSAGVLVAMTLALLAASVGWFRRRDV from the coding sequence ATGCTTGAACTCGCCCGGTACGAGGGTCGAAACCGACTTCGTGGGAGCGTCTACCTCGGAATCGCGATGTCGCTTTTGGCCGTGATCGTGATCTGGATCTACCCCTCGTTCGCCGACTCCTTCGACGACGTGGACGAGGAATTGCTGACTGCGTACCCCGACGAGGTCATCCAGCTGTTCGACGTGCAGACGATGGCCTCCCTCGAGGGCTTTCTCGCCTTCGAGCTCTACGTCTTCGGCTGGACGATCCTGCTCGGGCTCTACCTCGCCTACCTCGCGGCCGGCACGGTCGCCGACGACGTCGAGCGCGGCCGGATGGACGTCCTGCTCGCGATGCCGATCTCGCGGGCCCGGACCGTCACCGAAAAGTTCGCCGCGCTCGCCGTCCCGATCGTCGTCGTCAACGTCGTCACGCCCGTCGTCGTCTACGTGGCAGCCGAGCTGGTCGGTGAGCCCATCCCCGCCGCTGACGTGGCGGCCGTTCACCTGCTGTCGATCCCCTACCTCTTCGCTTGCGCCGGCATCGGGCTGCTCGCCTCGGTCGTCGCCGATCGGACGAGCATCGCACAACGAGCCGCGCTCGGGGTCACCTTCGGGCTGTTCATGCTCGAGTCGCTGCTCGTCGGCACCGACTACGAGGCCGTCGGGGTGATCGCCCCGATGCGCTACTACGATCCGAACGGGATCCTGCTCGAGAGCACGTACGACCTCGTCAGCGCGGGCGTTCTGGTCGCGATGACGCTGGCGTTGCTCGCGGCCAGCGTCGGCTGGTTCCGGCGGCGCGACGTCTGA
- a CDS encoding ribbon-helix-helix domain-containing protein: protein MTEYTTVSIPKDLAERVEETIEGTSFSSTSDLVRFLLRSIVIQHQRSGQLTEAEFEEIAEQLRSLGYLE from the coding sequence ATGACCGAGTACACCACCGTCTCGATCCCGAAGGACCTCGCCGAACGGGTCGAGGAGACGATCGAAGGGACCAGCTTCTCGAGTACGAGCGACCTCGTTCGCTTCCTGCTTCGCAGCATCGTCATCCAGCACCAGCGGTCGGGGCAACTCACCGAGGCCGAGTTCGAAGAGATCGCCGAGCAGCTCCGGAGCCTGGGCTATCTCGAGTGA
- a CDS encoding ABC transporter ATP-binding protein, protein MAAIELEGLTKDYGEVLANDGVTFDVAEGEIFGYLGPNGAGKTTTIRMLLGFISPTAGEGRVLGRDVTDERELIEAKRRIGYLPDDPQFDESSTGREILELHAGIKGDERSAELLELFDPPLDRPVREYSHGNVRKLGLVTTFMHDPDLVILDEPTSGLDPLMKQRFAEFVRNERDRGRTLFFSSHILGEVRRLCDRVGIIRSGKLVTVEPIDALLGRSGKVVRVVAADPIPRTVFERDLEGVHDLEAGFENERDVTAIGGGGRDESAGTDGIGAQVGAGKTDGTQDGTYREYTFTFTGNVDELLAVVSNYSYHDLTIEEAPLESVFLRFYGGEDDA, encoded by the coding sequence ATGGCCGCGATCGAACTCGAGGGGCTCACGAAGGACTACGGGGAGGTCCTCGCCAACGACGGCGTCACGTTCGACGTAGCGGAGGGCGAGATCTTCGGCTATCTCGGGCCCAACGGGGCCGGAAAAACGACGACGATCCGGATGCTGCTCGGTTTCATCTCGCCGACGGCGGGGGAGGGTCGCGTCCTCGGGCGAGACGTTACAGACGAGCGAGAACTCATCGAAGCCAAACGACGGATCGGCTACCTCCCCGACGATCCGCAGTTCGACGAGTCCTCGACCGGCCGGGAGATCCTCGAGTTACACGCCGGGATCAAAGGCGACGAGCGGAGCGCGGAGCTGCTCGAGCTGTTCGATCCGCCGCTCGACCGGCCCGTCCGGGAGTACTCCCACGGGAACGTCAGGAAACTCGGTCTGGTGACGACGTTCATGCACGACCCCGACCTGGTGATCCTCGACGAGCCCACGAGCGGGCTGGACCCGCTGATGAAACAGCGCTTCGCCGAGTTCGTCAGGAACGAGCGAGACCGGGGCCGAACGCTCTTTTTCTCGTCTCACATCCTCGGCGAGGTGCGTCGGCTCTGTGACCGCGTCGGGATTATCCGATCCGGGAAGCTCGTGACAGTCGAGCCTATCGACGCACTCCTCGGCCGCAGCGGAAAGGTCGTCCGCGTCGTCGCCGCCGACCCGATCCCGCGGACGGTCTTCGAACGCGACCTCGAGGGGGTCCACGATCTCGAGGCGGGCTTCGAAAACGAGCGTGACGTCACGGCGATCGGCGGTGGCGGACGCGACGAGTCGGCCGGTACCGACGGGATCGGTGCACAGGTCGGTGCCGGGAAAACCGACGGAACCCAGGATGGCACCTACCGCGAGTACACCTTTACGTTCACCGGCAACGTCGACGAGTTGCTCGCGGTCGTTTCGAACTACTCCTACCACGATCTCACGATCGAGGAAGCCCCGCTCGAGTCGGTCTTCCTGCGGTTTTACGGGGGCGAGGACGATGCTTGA
- the aglF gene encoding UTP--glucose-1-phosphate uridylyltransferase AglF, producing the protein MQAVVLAAGKGTRLRPLTEDKPKALVEVDGKPLLEDVFDNLLEIGVTELIVVVGYLKEKIIERYGDAYEGVPITYTHQRKQLGLAHAILQAEPHVEDDFVLMLGDNVFRANLGDVINRQNEERADAAFLVEQVPYEEASRYGVLDTNEYGEIVEVVEKPDEPPSNLVMTGFYTFTPAIFHACHLVQPSDRGEYELPDAIDLLIQSGRTIDAIRMDGWRIDVGYPEDRERAESLLADESSVAAEQ; encoded by the coding sequence ATGCAAGCTGTCGTGCTGGCCGCGGGCAAGGGGACCCGCCTCCGGCCGCTCACCGAGGACAAGCCGAAGGCGCTCGTCGAGGTCGACGGCAAGCCGTTGCTCGAGGACGTCTTCGACAACCTCCTCGAGATCGGCGTCACCGAGTTGATCGTCGTCGTCGGCTACCTCAAAGAGAAGATCATCGAACGCTACGGGGACGCCTACGAGGGTGTGCCGATCACGTACACCCACCAGCGGAAACAGCTGGGATTGGCCCACGCAATCTTGCAGGCGGAGCCACACGTCGAGGACGATTTCGTCCTCATGCTCGGCGACAACGTCTTCCGGGCGAACCTCGGGGACGTGATCAACCGGCAGAACGAGGAGCGAGCCGACGCCGCCTTCCTCGTCGAACAGGTTCCCTACGAGGAAGCGTCCCGGTACGGCGTGCTCGATACGAACGAGTACGGCGAGATCGTCGAGGTGGTCGAGAAGCCCGACGAGCCGCCGTCGAACCTCGTGATGACGGGCTTTTACACGTTCACCCCGGCCATCTTTCACGCCTGTCACCTCGTCCAGCCGTCCGATCGCGGCGAGTACGAACTCCCGGACGCCATCGACCTGTTGATCCAGTCGGGGCGGACGATCGACGCCATCCGGATGGACGGCTGGCGGATCGACGTCGGCTATCCCGAGGACCGCGAGCGAGCCGAAAGCCTGCTGGCCGACGAGTCGAGCGTCGCCGCCGAGCAGTAA
- the ncsA gene encoding tRNA 2-thiolation protein NcsA, protein MECNRCDAEAVMHAAYSGAHLCADHFRESVEKRVRRRVRRDDLVPREATPENPQTWVIGLSGGKDSVVLTRILHETFAEDPRIELIGLTIHEGIEGYRDASLEACVELAADLGIRHEVVSYEAEFGVRMDDVVEDDPENMAACAYCGVFRRDVLSRYAAEFGADLLLTGHNLDDEAQTALMNFLEGDVAQMAKHFDASLGPLSERRDQEAFVPRAKPLRDVPEKEVALYAHLEELPVHMAECPHSSEAYRGEIQQLLYGLEENHPGTRHSILSGYEELASIVAQRYEDDDGERADLRECVECGATTTRDRCRKCSLLASLG, encoded by the coding sequence ATGGAGTGCAACCGGTGTGACGCGGAGGCGGTCATGCACGCGGCTTACTCCGGCGCACACCTCTGTGCGGATCACTTCCGCGAGTCCGTCGAGAAGCGGGTCCGTCGGCGGGTGCGGCGCGACGACCTCGTCCCGCGGGAGGCGACGCCGGAGAACCCACAGACGTGGGTGATCGGCCTCTCGGGTGGGAAAGACAGCGTCGTGCTCACGCGGATCCTCCACGAGACGTTCGCCGAGGACCCCCGCATCGAGCTGATCGGCCTGACGATCCACGAGGGGATCGAGGGCTATCGCGACGCGAGCCTCGAGGCCTGCGTCGAGCTCGCGGCCGACCTCGGCATCCGCCACGAGGTCGTGAGCTACGAGGCGGAGTTCGGCGTCCGGATGGACGACGTCGTCGAGGACGACCCCGAGAATATGGCCGCCTGTGCCTACTGTGGGGTCTTCCGACGGGACGTCCTCTCGCGGTACGCCGCGGAGTTCGGCGCGGACCTCCTGTTGACCGGACACAATCTGGACGACGAGGCCCAGACGGCGCTGATGAACTTTCTGGAAGGCGACGTCGCCCAGATGGCGAAACACTTCGACGCGAGCCTCGGCCCGCTCTCCGAGCGCCGCGACCAGGAGGCGTTCGTCCCTCGCGCCAAACCGCTTCGCGACGTCCCCGAGAAGGAAGTCGCCCTCTACGCCCACCTCGAGGAACTGCCCGTCCACATGGCCGAGTGTCCCCACTCGAGCGAGGCCTACCGCGGGGAGATCCAGCAGCTGCTGTACGGGCTCGAGGAGAACCACCCCGGGACGCGTCACTCGATTCTCTCGGGCTACGAAGAGCTCGCGAGCATCGTCGCACAGCGGTACGAGGACGACGACGGCGAGCGGGCCGATCTGCGCGAGTGCGTCGAGTGTGGGGCGACGACCACCCGGGACCGCTGTCGGAAGTGTTCGTTGCTCGCGTCGCTCGGCTGA
- a CDS encoding alpha/beta fold hydrolase, whose product MRHRLFNEDGEKELVFVMGWGNRWTHENVSWLIGQLADAGYRVHAFELPTDVDDFKADWLEPIAEYVVDLDGYQLLAHSLGALVGQALDGAENHVYLSPCWGYGVAYPRRQMALLGRIPTAFPFVPAGEPTRDVIGELATDHELATTPRWVSPAFLRETLEAQDELLLIDHDAVVFCSLRDPLIDLHAIGERVPPEHVVLYDGGHELFASAVREAYVDAILASLEDGAAAVEDRPTVTV is encoded by the coding sequence ATGAGACACCGACTCTTCAACGAGGACGGCGAGAAAGAGCTCGTCTTCGTCATGGGCTGGGGCAACCGCTGGACCCACGAGAACGTCAGCTGGCTCATCGGCCAGCTCGCCGACGCTGGCTACCGGGTGCACGCGTTCGAGCTCCCCACCGACGTCGACGACTTCAAGGCCGACTGGCTCGAGCCGATCGCCGAGTACGTCGTCGACCTCGACGGCTACCAGCTGCTGGCACACAGCCTGGGGGCGCTGGTCGGGCAGGCGCTCGACGGCGCGGAGAACCACGTCTACCTGAGCCCGTGCTGGGGGTACGGCGTCGCCTACCCGCGCCGCCAGATGGCGCTGCTCGGACGGATTCCGACCGCCTTCCCCTTCGTCCCCGCCGGCGAGCCGACGCGCGACGTCATCGGCGAACTCGCGACGGACCACGAGCTCGCGACCACGCCGCGGTGGGTCTCCCCCGCCTTCCTCCGTGAGACCCTCGAGGCACAGGACGAGCTGCTACTGATCGACCACGACGCCGTCGTCTTCTGTTCGTTGCGAGATCCCCTGATCGACCTGCACGCGATCGGCGAGCGCGTCCCGCCCGAACACGTCGTCCTCTACGACGGCGGCCACGAGCTGTTCGCCTCGGCGGTCAGGGAAGCGTACGTCGACGCGATCCTCGCCTCGCTCGAGGACGGGGCCGCGGCCGTCGAGGACCGGCCGACGGTCACCGTCTGA
- the aglJ gene encoding S-layer glycoprotein N-glycosyltransferase AglJ, translating to MEDDAAGVDSSSRSGEVLTMTEAPRDISPEDVCVLIPTLDEEATIGEVIDGFREHGFTSVLVVDGDSDDDTREIAREHGASVLVQSGSGKGQAVREAMAYVELPYVLMVDGDATYDPADAETMLEPLARGYEHVIGNRFAKMDDDAMRALNGFGNRMINRAFRFVHGADFEDILSGYRAFTTDSFHRLSLEADGFTIETELAVECVKNGVETAVVPISYRARPEDSDTNLHPIWDGGTIVLTLYSLAKTNNPLLYFGSVGASSVLAGCAVAAYVLYRYLQYGISHEVLAVVSAAGILLGVQLIMFGVLSDMIVTLHREQRQRLERIAREAGRDEE from the coding sequence ATGGAGGACGATGCGGCAGGCGTGGACTCGAGCAGTCGGAGCGGTGAGGTGCTCACCATGACCGAAGCGCCGCGAGACATTTCGCCCGAGGACGTCTGCGTCCTGATTCCGACGCTCGACGAGGAGGCGACGATCGGCGAGGTGATCGACGGCTTCCGCGAGCACGGCTTCACCAGCGTCCTCGTCGTCGATGGCGATTCCGACGACGACACCCGCGAGATCGCCCGCGAGCACGGCGCGAGCGTTCTGGTCCAGTCCGGATCGGGGAAAGGGCAGGCCGTCCGGGAAGCGATGGCGTACGTCGAACTGCCGTACGTCCTGATGGTCGACGGCGACGCCACCTACGATCCGGCCGACGCCGAGACGATGCTCGAGCCCCTCGCACGCGGCTACGAGCACGTGATCGGCAACCGCTTCGCGAAGATGGACGACGACGCCATGCGCGCGCTCAACGGCTTCGGCAACCGGATGATCAACCGGGCGTTCCGGTTCGTCCACGGTGCCGACTTCGAGGACATCCTCTCCGGATATCGGGCCTTTACCACCGACTCCTTTCACCGGCTCTCGCTCGAGGCCGACGGCTTCACGATCGAGACCGAACTCGCCGTCGAGTGCGTGAAAAACGGCGTCGAGACGGCAGTCGTGCCGATCAGTTACCGGGCCCGTCCGGAGGACTCGGACACGAACCTCCACCCGATCTGGGACGGCGGGACGATCGTCCTCACGCTGTACTCGCTCGCGAAGACGAACAACCCGCTGCTCTACTTCGGGAGCGTCGGCGCGAGTTCGGTTCTCGCCGGCTGTGCAGTCGCGGCCTACGTGCTGTACCGGTACCTCCAGTACGGGATCAGCCACGAGGTGCTCGCGGTCGTTTCGGCGGCGGGCATCTTACTCGGCGTCCAGCTGATCATGTTCGGCGTCCTCTCGGACATGATCGTCACGCTCCACCGCGAACAGCGCCAGCGCCTCGAGCGAATCGCCCGCGAGGCAGGCCGCGACGAAGAGTGA